A region of Anopheles merus strain MAF chromosome 2R, AmerM5.1, whole genome shotgun sequence DNA encodes the following proteins:
- the LOC121589555 gene encoding cell wall protein RBR3-like: MLVVAIPGQRSSSGTSLLTVPSSPPPICDVSGSMPSSSAKPGQRSSAGTSLLTASSSPPPICDVYGSIPSSSAMPGQRSSSGPSSSPSLPSLPGSSS, translated from the exons atgttggtggtggccataccgggacagcgatcctcttccggaaCGTCATTATTGACCGTCccatcgtcaccaccacccatcTGTGATGTTTCCG GATCTATGCCCAGTTCGTCAGccaagccgggacagcgatcgTCTGCCGGaacgtcattgttgaccgCTTCATCGTCACCGCCACCCATCTGTGATGTTTACG GATCTATACCCAGTTCGTCGGCCatgccgggacagcgatcctcttccggaccGTCATCCTCGCCCAGTCTGCCGTCTTTACCTGGTTCATCTTCATGA